From a single Oceanobacillus kimchii X50 genomic region:
- a CDS encoding PhnD/SsuA/transferrin family substrate-binding protein: MCKKIGSLLMLVMILSVLTACSDGSAGGASSDDVIDIVWYPNESGNELKAARDEIGNVIEEETGKQVEHHLTTDYAIAIETIANDNAELAFMGAQGYIEANSKNDAVKPMVVPTGPSGTLEDAMYHSWLAVNVDDQTNYKNGDDFSLDTIEGKKFSFVSNSSTSGFVVPSSTILENFSDMELTEEDLMEGGPLFEQVLFGGSHQGSAVNLLNRNADVAAFCDTCVENYVEVVEGEENAVGSVYQVKDNAEEPFNTVTGSEFTLMNVTPVLNAPFVANTNLLSDEEFETIQNLFSSDEIANNETIFVPEDSDESGLFFKSGDERFAPVEDQWFNPIRELSATK, encoded by the coding sequence ATGTGTAAAAAAATTGGTAGTTTACTTATGCTTGTGATGATTTTGTCTGTCTTAACTGCATGTTCAGATGGCAGTGCAGGAGGAGCAAGTAGCGATGATGTGATTGATATCGTTTGGTACCCTAATGAATCTGGTAATGAATTGAAGGCTGCGAGAGACGAAATTGGTAATGTCATAGAAGAAGAGACTGGTAAGCAAGTAGAACATCATTTAACTACTGACTATGCAATCGCTATTGAAACCATTGCAAATGATAATGCTGAACTTGCATTTATGGGAGCACAAGGTTATATCGAGGCAAATAGTAAAAATGATGCAGTGAAACCAATGGTAGTTCCAACTGGTCCATCAGGGACGTTAGAAGATGCAATGTATCATAGTTGGCTTGCTGTAAATGTCGACGACCAAACGAATTATAAAAATGGTGATGATTTTAGTCTAGATACAATTGAAGGAAAAAAATTCTCCTTTGTTTCAAATAGTTCAACCTCTGGATTTGTGGTTCCTTCTTCAACAATACTAGAGAATTTTTCTGACATGGAGTTAACGGAAGAAGATTTAATGGAAGGTGGCCCTTTATTTGAACAAGTTTTATTTGGTGGATCTCATCAAGGATCAGCTGTTAATTTGTTAAACAGAAATGCTGATGTGGCTGCATTCTGCGATACATGTGTAGAAAATTATGTAGAGGTAGTAGAAGGAGAAGAAAACGCAGTAGGATCTGTATATCAAGTAAAAGATAATGCTGAAGAGCCATTTAACACGGTAACTGGAAGTGAATTTACATTAATGAATGTAACTCCAGTCTTAAATGCTCCTTTTGTAGCAAATACTAACTTACTCAGTGATGAAGAGTTTGAAACGATTCAAAATCTATTTAGCTCTGATGAAATTGCTAATAATGAGACGATTTTTGTCCCTGAAGATTCCGATGAATCTGGTTTATTTTTTAAATCTGGTGATGAACGTTTTGCCCCTGTTGAAGATCAATGGTTTAATCCAATTCGAGAGCTTTCAGCTACAAAATAA
- a CDS encoding PHP domain-containing protein, with the protein MKVDLHVHSHYSDGSNAVSEVMKQAKKNGVTHLSFVDHDTVDGWLDIQRQANHFDINVIPGIEISAYDFKRERKVHILGYNYKQEANHIRNICNPLLHRRNDHSLWQIRKINELGYQIDEQVIKQKALPSNTIYKQHIMDELTKAPYDSMEYRNLYQQLFKHNGVAAGDIVYIDAFDAVEAIVKDGGIAVVAHPGQLESYDLIPELVEVGLGGLERNHPDHTGRDHDKVETLAEELDLLMTGGTDYHGGFGTPIQLGEITSPINKLLV; encoded by the coding sequence ATGAAAGTTGATTTACATGTTCACAGTCATTACTCAGACGGTTCAAATGCTGTAAGTGAAGTAATGAAGCAGGCTAAGAAAAATGGTGTTACTCATCTTAGTTTTGTTGATCATGATACAGTTGACGGTTGGCTAGATATTCAGCGACAAGCTAATCATTTTGATATTAATGTGATTCCTGGCATTGAAATATCTGCTTATGATTTTAAGCGGGAACGTAAGGTGCATATTCTTGGATATAATTACAAGCAAGAAGCAAATCACATACGAAATATATGTAATCCACTGTTACATCGCAGAAATGATCATTCACTTTGGCAAATTAGAAAAATTAACGAATTAGGTTATCAAATCGATGAACAAGTTATTAAGCAAAAAGCTTTGCCTAGTAATACGATTTATAAACAACACATCATGGATGAATTGACAAAGGCCCCTTATGATTCGATGGAATATAGAAATCTTTATCAGCAGCTTTTTAAACATAATGGCGTAGCTGCAGGAGATATTGTATATATAGATGCTTTTGATGCAGTAGAAGCCATTGTTAAAGATGGAGGCATTGCAGTTGTTGCACATCCTGGTCAATTGGAATCTTATGACTTGATTCCAGAATTAGTAGAAGTCGGCCTTGGTGGATTAGAAAGAAATCATCCAGATCATACGGGAAGAGACCATGATAAAGTAGAGACTTTAGCGGAAGAACTAGATTTATTAATGACAGGGGGCACGGATTACCATGGTGGATTCGGTACTCCTATTCAGCTCGGTGAAATAACAAGTCCAATAAATAAATTATTGGTATAG
- the phnL gene encoding phosphonate C-P lyase system protein PhnL translates to MALLEVSDFGKQFINHRLQVKRQAVNNIHFKLEEGQFLGIIGKSGSGKSTILKSIYRTYLPDQGNIYFDSNHLGKIDITKISEREMIYLRKFEISYVSQFLDVLPRITCRELVEKSLQEMGVEHAIAKVEAESALTHFELDEKLWDVYPNTFSGGEKLRLNIAMATVKQPRLLLLDEPTASLDQQSKMKVREVIEKLKHSGTSLIGIFHDIEFIEGLCDSIFNMNDHQPVTTIGNTYES, encoded by the coding sequence ATGGCATTATTAGAAGTGAGCGATTTTGGAAAACAGTTTATTAACCATCGTTTACAAGTTAAAAGACAAGCGGTAAACAATATTCATTTTAAATTAGAAGAAGGACAATTTTTAGGGATTATCGGGAAAAGCGGCAGCGGGAAATCAACGATTTTAAAAAGTATTTATCGCACGTATCTTCCAGATCAAGGGAATATTTATTTTGATTCCAACCATCTAGGGAAAATTGATATTACCAAAATATCAGAAAGAGAAATGATTTACTTGCGAAAATTTGAAATCAGTTATGTTTCTCAATTTTTAGATGTATTGCCACGTATTACTTGTCGGGAATTGGTAGAAAAATCTCTTCAAGAAATGGGTGTAGAACATGCTATTGCCAAGGTTGAAGCAGAGTCTGCTCTTACCCATTTTGAGTTAGATGAAAAACTTTGGGATGTCTACCCCAATACATTTTCTGGTGGAGAGAAGCTGAGATTGAATATTGCTATGGCTACGGTGAAACAACCTCGTCTTCTGTTATTGGATGAACCAACAGCGAGCCTTGATCAACAGTCTAAAATGAAGGTTCGTGAAGTAATTGAAAAGCTAAAGCATAGTGGAACCTCTCTTATTGGGATATTTCATGATATTGAGTTTATAGAAGGTCTTTGTGATTCTATTTTTAATATGAATGATCATCAACCTGTAACAACGATAGGGAATACGTATGAAAGTTGA
- the phnM gene encoding phosphonate metabolism protein PhnM: MYVIHNGNIIMEDSILSGHAVLIEGDRIKDLVTEEEAIKISNVEFINANGGFISPGFIDIHSDYIESIVSPRPTSMMDMDISLREAEKILISHGITTIFHSLSFYKKDLFTHKPIRNPETVQQLVESIHETHDRPHLIRHRLHARFELDNIEQIEQLVENIENDKVHLLSFMDHTPGQGQYRDLEVFSKTLKGYRNLSDEEVNVIILERKSREQMTLEKIAEVAKIADDKGIAVASHDDDNEEKLKLVQSFGTTISEFPITLNVAKEAKNLGLQTIVGAPNVLLGGSHSGNLSAIEAIHEDSADILCSDYFPAALLLAVFQLHEKHQKELHEMFKMVTLNPAKAVRMDEELGSIKPGKKADILIINQMEDGYPMLTKTMVNGSLITTTNYRSN; the protein is encoded by the coding sequence TTGTACGTAATTCACAATGGAAACATCATTATGGAAGACTCAATTTTATCTGGCCATGCAGTCCTTATTGAAGGGGACAGAATTAAAGATCTGGTTACGGAAGAAGAAGCTATTAAAATCTCGAATGTAGAATTTATTAATGCAAATGGAGGATTCATATCACCAGGGTTTATTGACATTCATTCTGATTATATTGAATCTATTGTTTCTCCTAGACCTACTAGCATGATGGATATGGATATTAGTCTAAGAGAAGCAGAGAAAATATTAATTAGTCATGGTATAACAACGATTTTTCATTCCCTTTCTTTTTATAAAAAAGATTTATTTACCCATAAGCCGATTCGGAATCCAGAAACTGTACAACAGTTAGTAGAATCAATTCATGAAACTCACGATCGTCCACATCTAATCAGGCACCGCCTGCATGCTAGATTTGAACTAGATAATATCGAGCAGATCGAACAACTCGTAGAAAATATTGAAAATGATAAGGTTCATCTGCTTTCTTTTATGGATCATACTCCAGGACAAGGCCAGTATCGTGATCTGGAGGTATTTAGTAAGACATTAAAAGGATATAGAAATTTATCGGATGAAGAAGTGAATGTCATTATACTAGAGCGAAAAAGTCGAGAACAAATGACATTAGAAAAAATAGCGGAAGTCGCAAAAATAGCTGATGACAAAGGAATTGCTGTTGCTTCACATGATGACGATAATGAAGAGAAATTAAAGCTTGTTCAATCATTTGGTACGACGATTAGTGAATTTCCAATTACATTGAATGTTGCTAAAGAAGCAAAGAATCTAGGGTTACAAACAATTGTTGGAGCTCCAAACGTGCTTCTTGGTGGTTCTCATTCTGGAAATCTATCTGCTATCGAAGCGATCCATGAAGACTCTGCAGATATATTATGTAGTGATTATTTTCCGGCTGCACTTTTATTGGCTGTTTTTCAATTACATGAAAAACATCAGAAAGAGCTTCATGAGATGTTTAAGATGGTTACGTTAAATCCAGCCAAAGCTGTACGAATGGATGAAGAACTGGGTTCTATAAAACCTGGGAAAAAAGCAGATATTTTAATCATTAATCAGATGGAAGATGGATATCCCATGTTAACAAAAACAATGGTCAACGGTTCATTAATTACCACTACCAATTATAGATCCAACTAA
- a CDS encoding alpha-D-ribose 1-methylphosphonate 5-phosphate C-P-lyase PhnJ, giving the protein MIHQETHFAFLDESSKKEIRRATLKAVAIPGYQVPFSSREMPIGRGWGTGGLQLTLSLVGKEDILKVIDQGADESVNAVSIKKLVQSTTNIEVTEKTQDATLIQSRHRIPEVPLTPNQILVLQVPMPEPLRAYESKEAITKNLHAEQEYSGIWMMLFEQIIRYGRQTTNADHPVMVNNHYIMAPSPIPRFDNSKMHQSEALILLGAGREKKIYAVPPFTPIESLAFNDYPFAKENFTGKQCKLCGASDVFLDELVDEKTHETIYQCNDTSYCIERLNNMNTKEVESIDV; this is encoded by the coding sequence ATGATTCATCAAGAGACCCATTTTGCATTTTTGGATGAAAGTTCGAAAAAAGAAATACGGAGGGCAACGTTAAAAGCAGTTGCAATTCCAGGGTATCAAGTACCTTTCTCATCTCGAGAAATGCCAATAGGAAGAGGTTGGGGGACAGGTGGACTGCAGCTAACCCTTTCACTTGTTGGAAAAGAAGATATTTTAAAGGTAATTGATCAAGGAGCAGATGAGTCGGTTAATGCAGTCAGTATTAAAAAACTTGTTCAATCAACTACCAATATTGAAGTAACGGAAAAAACACAAGACGCAACGCTTATACAATCTAGACATCGAATACCAGAAGTCCCACTAACGCCGAATCAAATACTTGTTTTACAAGTTCCAATGCCAGAGCCATTAAGAGCATACGAATCGAAGGAAGCAATTACTAAAAATTTACACGCAGAACAAGAATATAGCGGAATTTGGATGATGTTATTTGAGCAAATCATTCGATATGGCAGACAAACGACAAATGCGGATCATCCTGTAATGGTAAATAATCATTACATTATGGCTCCAAGTCCAATTCCAAGATTTGATAATTCAAAGATGCACCAATCAGAAGCATTAATTTTGCTAGGGGCTGGACGGGAAAAGAAAATATATGCTGTCCCACCATTTACACCAATCGAATCACTTGCATTTAATGATTATCCTTTTGCAAAAGAAAATTTCACAGGTAAGCAATGTAAGCTTTGTGGAGCTAGCGATGTATTCCTAGATGAACTAGTTGATGAAAAAACACATGAAACCATTTATCAATGTAATGATACAAGCTATTGTATTGAAAGACTCAACAATATGAATACCAAAGAGGTGGAATCGATTGATGTTTGA
- the phnC gene encoding phosphonate ABC transporter ATP-binding protein, producing MALLEVNNLGKHYNGETKVLKNVNFEVGSGEFVSIIGPSGAGKSTLLRCINRMVEISEGSVFIDGQSVGGMKKKSLRSLRTNIGMIFQHYNLVPRLTVIENVLHGRFGYKTNLQGIFGRFTEKEKEKAFELLDKLGIADHAYKRCDQLSGGQQQRVGICRALIQDPKIILCDEPIASLDPNSSKIIMDYLKKITNELGITCLVNLHQVEVAKAYADRIIGLKSGEIVFDGPSKLLYQEKIESIYGFQQRELITV from the coding sequence ATGGCTTTATTAGAAGTGAATAACCTTGGTAAGCACTATAATGGAGAAACGAAAGTGTTAAAGAACGTTAATTTTGAAGTAGGCTCAGGCGAATTTGTATCCATCATTGGTCCATCTGGAGCGGGTAAATCTACATTACTTCGGTGCATTAATCGAATGGTAGAAATTAGTGAGGGTAGTGTATTTATAGATGGACAAAGTGTAGGGGGTATGAAGAAAAAGTCTTTAAGATCCTTACGTACAAATATTGGAATGATTTTCCAACATTATAATTTAGTTCCACGACTTACGGTAATTGAAAATGTGCTACATGGAAGATTTGGATATAAAACAAATTTACAAGGCATATTTGGAAGATTTACAGAAAAAGAGAAAGAAAAAGCATTTGAATTGCTCGATAAATTAGGAATTGCTGATCATGCATATAAACGTTGTGATCAATTAAGTGGAGGGCAGCAGCAGAGGGTTGGAATATGTCGGGCGTTGATTCAAGACCCAAAAATTATTCTATGTGATGAACCAATCGCTTCCCTAGATCCAAATTCTTCAAAGATTATTATGGATTATTTAAAAAAAATTACAAATGAATTAGGAATTACCTGTTTAGTAAATTTACACCAAGTTGAAGTGGCGAAAGCATATGCAGATCGCATTATCGGTTTAAAAAGTGGAGAAATTGTTTTTGATGGTCCAAGTAAATTGCTATATCAAGAGAAAATAGAATCAATTTATGGTTTTCAACAGCGGGAACTAATCACGGTATAG
- a CDS encoding carbon-phosphorus lyase complex subunit PhnI produces MGYVAVKGGTEAIEASIDRLKYERLKEKAIIEVETILATMRQLVDQVMSEASLYNPYLAALAIKQAEGSMEEAVFLLRAHRSTLPRRYYSRTIETASMFVERRISASFKDIPGGQILGATYDYTHRLLDFNLIYETKAEIERWLEQFQDVQLEDTDELLFFPKVVDYLREEGLFETYPFDDQLPDDVTKRSLSFPSSRSERLQVLTRGQTGAVTSLGYASLRGYGQVHPTVGEVRVGSVPIYVSPLHEAGEDKDEDYYIGEITITEVESFVPVMKEIDKKTKELQFEIGYGACFGQNETKAIAMSILDQCLENNQAPYPTHDEEFVLLHIDSVESTGFISHLKLPHYVTFQSKLDSIRNVKKGGNET; encoded by the coding sequence ATGGGGTATGTTGCTGTTAAAGGGGGCACAGAAGCAATAGAAGCCTCTATTGACCGTTTGAAATATGAACGGCTGAAAGAAAAAGCAATCATCGAAGTGGAAACTATTTTGGCGACAATGCGACAACTTGTAGATCAGGTGATGTCGGAGGCAAGCTTATACAATCCATATTTAGCTGCACTGGCTATCAAACAAGCTGAGGGCAGTATGGAAGAAGCTGTTTTCTTACTTCGTGCCCACCGTTCTACATTACCAAGACGTTATTATAGTAGAACAATAGAAACAGCGTCTATGTTCGTCGAAAGAAGAATATCAGCTAGCTTTAAAGATATTCCAGGCGGGCAAATTTTAGGAGCTACGTATGATTATACACATCGATTACTAGACTTCAATTTAATCTATGAAACTAAAGCTGAAATAGAAAGATGGTTAGAACAATTTCAAGATGTGCAATTGGAAGACACCGACGAATTACTTTTCTTTCCGAAGGTAGTGGATTATTTAAGAGAGGAAGGATTATTCGAAACTTATCCGTTTGATGATCAACTACCAGATGACGTAACAAAGAGGAGCCTTTCCTTTCCTTCCTCACGTAGCGAAAGGTTGCAAGTATTGACTCGAGGACAGACGGGCGCAGTTACATCATTGGGTTATGCTTCTCTAAGAGGGTATGGTCAAGTTCATCCGACAGTAGGGGAAGTTCGTGTAGGTTCTGTTCCGATTTATGTATCTCCTCTTCATGAAGCTGGAGAAGACAAAGATGAAGATTATTATATTGGTGAAATTACGATCACAGAAGTTGAATCCTTCGTACCCGTAATGAAGGAGATAGATAAAAAAACGAAAGAACTACAGTTTGAAATTGGTTATGGGGCATGCTTTGGTCAGAATGAAACAAAAGCAATTGCAATGAGTATTCTCGATCAATGCTTGGAAAACAATCAGGCTCCTTATCCAACACATGATGAAGAATTTGTTTTACTTCACATTGATTCCGTTGAATCGACAGGTTTTATTTCTCATTTAAAACTTCCGCATTATGTTACGTTCCAATCAAAATTAGACAGTATTCGCAATGTGAAGAAGGGAGGAAATGAAACATGA
- the phnE gene encoding phosphonate ABC transporter, permease protein PhnE → MDEQKMRKGKWQATIFLLVIILMTYFASSITQFNLLESITTIPQAIGWMVANLFITSEAIIKLPGILEKLTETIFMSIAATTLAAVLSIALALLGSKTTKVNNIFSVFARFIASFSRNIPVVAWSLILLISFGQNSVTGFLALFVGTLGFLTRAFIETIDEASPSSVEALSATGATYFHIVNNAVIPQSLPQMLSWILFMIETNIRSATLVGILTGTGIGYMFDIYYKNMNYDVVALITFSIVIAVIIIELLSNKIRKVIL, encoded by the coding sequence ATGGATGAACAAAAGATGAGAAAAGGGAAGTGGCAAGCAACAATCTTTTTACTAGTGATTATCTTAATGACCTATTTTGCTTCCTCCATAACTCAGTTTAATTTACTTGAGAGTATTACGACAATCCCACAAGCAATTGGTTGGATGGTTGCTAATCTTTTTATTACCAGCGAAGCTATTATCAAATTACCTGGAATATTAGAAAAATTAACGGAGACAATTTTTATGTCTATTGCTGCTACAACTTTAGCAGCAGTTCTATCAATCGCGTTAGCATTACTCGGTTCAAAAACGACAAAAGTAAACAATATATTTAGTGTGTTTGCTCGTTTTATAGCATCCTTTTCAAGAAATATTCCCGTGGTAGCTTGGTCATTGATATTACTCATTTCCTTCGGTCAAAACTCGGTAACTGGTTTTCTAGCATTGTTTGTTGGGACGCTGGGATTTTTGACAAGAGCATTTATTGAAACGATAGATGAAGCTAGCCCAAGTTCCGTAGAAGCCCTAAGTGCAACTGGAGCTACATACTTTCATATCGTAAATAATGCTGTAATTCCACAAAGTCTCCCGCAAATGTTAAGTTGGATACTATTTATGATCGAAACAAATATACGTAGTGCTACACTTGTAGGGATTTTAACAGGTACCGGTATTGGCTATATGTTTGATATTTACTATAAAAATATGAATTATGATGTTGTTGCCTTGATTACTTTTTCCATTGTTATAGCCGTAATTATTATTGAATTATTATCTAACAAAATACGGAAGGTGATATTGTAA
- a CDS encoding AAA family ATPase, protein MIVWINGTFGVGKTETAKILHKRISNSFLYDPEEVGYLIKKQLPVELWKEDFQDHEEWSMWNYHLLKKVTTETEKVVIVPMTLTNELYYQEIIGRLKIEGIQIHHFTLVAEPQTILDRLMKRGDGNNEWIMNRTEKNVKQLSGASFQIHINTEKLTTEETASEVIKLMT, encoded by the coding sequence ATGATTGTTTGGATTAATGGAACATTTGGCGTCGGAAAAACAGAAACTGCGAAAATACTACATAAAAGAATATCGAATTCCTTTTTGTATGATCCAGAGGAAGTAGGCTATCTAATTAAAAAACAGCTACCGGTTGAATTATGGAAAGAAGATTTTCAGGATCATGAAGAATGGAGCATGTGGAATTACCACTTATTAAAGAAGGTAACAACAGAAACAGAAAAAGTTGTGATCGTACCAATGACACTTACAAATGAACTATATTATCAAGAAATTATAGGACGATTAAAAATAGAAGGAATTCAGATACATCACTTTACACTTGTAGCAGAACCACAAACAATTTTAGACAGGTTAATGAAGAGAGGGGATGGAAATAATGAATGGATTATGAATAGAACCGAAAAGAATGTAAAGCAATTATCTGGAGCGTCCTTTCAAATACATATTAATACTGAAAAACTAACTACGGAAGAAACAGCTTCGGAGGTTATAAAATTAATGACGTAA
- a CDS encoding ATP-binding cassette domain-containing protein encodes MFENPTLSIQNLNKQFGPGCDLCMNPETRVLNQNYCPECGTVYACQDISFDLFPGEILGVVGESGSGKSSLMKCMYFDSDVTSGEMYVDHKDFQGQNLVDLSAQQKRYIRNHHYGMVYQNPANGLKMDFSSIGNIAEKQIAAGNRNVNQMESTGKRLLETVHIPTFRMKEEPKFFSGGMQQRVQIAKALSNNPPVLFLDEVTTGLDLSVQADVLDLIKNIQLEFGISMVVVSHDLAVIRMLADRTIVMLNGKIIEQGLTDQILEDPFHAYTQQLVYSLL; translated from the coding sequence ATGTTTGAGAATCCAACACTCTCTATTCAGAATTTAAATAAACAATTTGGTCCCGGTTGCGATCTTTGTATGAATCCTGAGACAAGAGTATTGAACCAAAATTATTGTCCAGAATGTGGAACGGTGTATGCTTGCCAAGATATTTCATTTGATTTGTTTCCAGGAGAGATCCTTGGCGTTGTGGGAGAAAGTGGAAGCGGCAAGTCTAGCCTGATGAAATGCATGTATTTCGATTCAGATGTGACATCTGGAGAAATGTATGTTGATCATAAAGATTTTCAAGGTCAAAATTTAGTTGATTTATCTGCTCAACAAAAACGGTATATTCGTAATCATCATTATGGAATGGTTTATCAAAATCCAGCAAATGGACTAAAAATGGATTTTTCATCTATTGGAAATATTGCAGAAAAGCAAATTGCAGCAGGAAACCGGAATGTGAACCAAATGGAATCGACTGGAAAACGCCTGTTAGAAACGGTACATATTCCCACATTTCGAATGAAAGAAGAACCGAAATTTTTTTCTGGGGGAATGCAGCAACGCGTGCAAATTGCAAAAGCATTGTCAAATAATCCACCAGTATTATTTTTAGATGAAGTAACAACTGGATTAGACCTTTCTGTACAAGCAGATGTTCTAGATTTAATTAAAAATATTCAACTCGAATTTGGAATCAGTATGGTAGTGGTTTCTCATGATTTAGCTGTTATTCGAATGTTAGCAGACAGAACAATTGTGATGTTAAACGGGAAAATTATCGAACAAGGGTTAACTGATCAAATTTTAGAAGATCCTTTCCATGCTTATACACAACAGCTCGTCTATTCATTATTATAG
- the phnE gene encoding phosphonate ABC transporter, permease protein PhnE, whose protein sequence is MEMNQVTASIKMRRKRNGQINIKSGNKIDLVVKSTIWILSLLTILAFFFFNYSGLQLERAIPETWHNLRVMFLEPALNHFSWQEAVYQIGVTLGLGVLATVLGAIIAFFLALMAAENLSKPWISNTVRIFVAFVRAVPTVLWVLIFAIAAGLGSEAAVLGMLFHSVAYLVKAFSESFEEVDAGILEALRASGSKWWHVIVHGVLPSTFTYLLSWTFLRFEINFSVAVAMGAAAGAGGIGFELFMASGFYFDLREVGFITYAILLIAIILEITSTRLKNRYFPGQLTS, encoded by the coding sequence ATGGAAATGAATCAAGTGACAGCCTCTATAAAAATGAGACGGAAGCGGAACGGGCAAATCAACATAAAATCTGGGAATAAAATAGATTTAGTTGTGAAGAGTACAATATGGATCCTTAGTCTATTAACGATTTTAGCGTTTTTCTTTTTCAATTATTCCGGCCTACAATTAGAACGTGCAATACCAGAAACATGGCATAATTTAAGAGTAATGTTCTTAGAGCCTGCTTTAAACCATTTTAGTTGGCAGGAAGCGGTATATCAAATTGGAGTTACGCTAGGATTAGGAGTTTTAGCCACGGTATTAGGAGCGATTATTGCTTTTTTCCTTGCTTTAATGGCAGCAGAAAACTTATCAAAACCATGGATCTCGAATACAGTAAGAATTTTTGTAGCGTTTGTACGAGCTGTACCTACTGTGCTTTGGGTGCTTATTTTCGCCATAGCGGCTGGACTTGGAAGTGAAGCTGCTGTTCTTGGAATGTTGTTTCACTCCGTTGCTTACTTAGTTAAGGCTTTTTCAGAATCCTTTGAGGAGGTCGATGCTGGAATACTTGAAGCACTAAGAGCTTCGGGTTCAAAATGGTGGCATGTTATCGTTCATGGCGTACTACCATCTACATTTACGTATTTATTATCATGGACATTTTTACGATTCGAAATTAACTTTTCAGTAGCAGTCGCAATGGGTGCAGCTGCAGGAGCGGGCGGAATTGGTTTCGAATTGTTTATGGCTTCTGGATTTTACTTTGATCTTAGAGAAGTAGGATTTATCACGTATGCAATCTTGTTGATTGCAATCATACTAGAGATTACTTCCACGAGATTGAAAAATCGCTATTTTCCTGGTCAATTAACTTCATAA
- the phnH gene encoding phosphonate C-P lyase system protein PhnH: protein MVTNFVHDTQHTYRKILDSMSKPGKISSVEFKLEHELHCFPATFLVALTLFDAEVNFHVIANDTKLANLLSQYTVATQVPIEKADYIIVKNNTDPGDLIKTLKKGCVGTLSDPHQSATLMVEQQNIIENGNLELSGPGIKETHSIGLEVSEEFWWERDEKIKEYPLGIDLIFTDQNSNIVCIPRTTKVHRRGADR from the coding sequence ATGGTCACTAATTTTGTTCACGATACACAACACACATATCGGAAAATTCTTGATAGCATGTCGAAGCCGGGAAAAATTTCATCGGTAGAATTCAAACTTGAACATGAGTTGCATTGCTTCCCTGCTACATTCTTAGTTGCTTTAACATTATTTGATGCAGAGGTGAACTTTCATGTAATAGCGAATGATACGAAGCTTGCGAATTTGCTGTCTCAATATACAGTTGCGACACAGGTACCAATTGAAAAAGCAGACTATATCATTGTCAAAAACAATACAGACCCTGGAGATTTAATAAAAACGTTAAAAAAAGGTTGCGTCGGTACTTTATCCGACCCACATCAGTCTGCAACGTTAATGGTTGAACAACAAAACATAATAGAAAATGGAAATCTTGAATTATCTGGTCCGGGAATTAAAGAAACACATAGCATTGGATTAGAAGTCTCTGAGGAATTTTGGTGGGAAAGAGACGAAAAAATAAAAGAATATCCACTTGGAATAGATTTAATATTTACGGATCAAAATTCGAATATTGTCTGTATACCTAGAACGACAAAAGTACATAGGAGAGGGGCAGATAGATAA